A single window of Actinoallomurus bryophytorum DNA harbors:
- a CDS encoding SRPBCC family protein — translation MSFRISIDIQRSPSDVFAFVADFRNMPRWYEAVERVTATTAGSAGQGARFQMFRSLPDGHAINEVEVTSFQPEEEITFTSIEGPTPFQYRYRLEAISGGTRLTLDGQISAEGLTGPAAHLGGLAERLFSRGMKTNLRALKRIIEAQHAGA, via the coding sequence ATGAGCTTCCGGATCTCGATCGACATCCAACGCTCGCCCTCGGACGTGTTCGCCTTCGTCGCCGACTTCCGGAACATGCCTCGGTGGTACGAGGCCGTGGAGCGCGTCACGGCGACGACCGCGGGCTCCGCCGGGCAGGGCGCGCGGTTCCAGATGTTCCGGTCGCTCCCCGACGGTCACGCGATCAACGAGGTCGAGGTGACCTCGTTCCAGCCGGAGGAAGAGATCACCTTCACCTCGATCGAGGGCCCGACGCCCTTCCAGTACCGCTACCGGCTCGAAGCGATCTCCGGCGGCACCCGGCTGACGCTCGACGGGCAGATCAGCGCGGAGGGCCTGACCGGACCCGCCGCCCACCTCGGCGGCCTCGCCGAACGGCTCTTCTCCCGTGGGATGAAGACCAACCTGCGCGCGCTCAAGCGAATCATCGAAGCACAGCACGCCGGTGCCTGA
- a CDS encoding epoxide hydrolase family protein: MTAKPFHIAVPDDVLHDLRTRLARTRFTAVSDPAYWAAGVDPGYLRELVTYWSDGFDWRAAESALNAYPHHLAEIAGRQVHFVHIRAERVEGAPEPLPLILTHGWPSSFVEMLRVAERLADPASHGGDPADAFDVVIPSLPGFLYSEAPQEPFTRRRVAEIWHTLMTHTLGYRRFGAFGGDIGSGVTQWLGALYPESVAGVHVTSAVITTNFQNGPPTADERSFLDALDAYSANDQGYGAIMSTRPDTVAAALMDSPAGLAVWIIDKYRDWSDCGGDLETRWDKDTLLTVATLFWATGTIGSSFRQYYDYPRNRPVPAITVPAAVTLTNEPAYIGYPRSLAERLFADLRHWRTPERGGHFMAHEEPGQVAGELLTFFRPLRSEG; this comes from the coding sequence ATGACAGCCAAGCCTTTCCACATCGCCGTACCCGACGACGTCCTGCACGACCTGCGGACGCGGCTCGCACGTACCCGGTTCACGGCAGTGTCCGACCCCGCGTACTGGGCGGCCGGAGTCGATCCGGGCTACCTGCGTGAGCTGGTCACCTACTGGTCGGACGGGTTCGACTGGCGGGCGGCCGAGTCGGCGCTCAACGCGTATCCGCATCATCTCGCCGAGATCGCCGGCCGGCAGGTGCATTTCGTGCACATACGCGCCGAGCGCGTCGAGGGCGCGCCCGAGCCGTTGCCGCTGATCCTCACGCACGGCTGGCCGAGCAGCTTCGTCGAGATGCTGCGCGTCGCCGAGCGGCTGGCCGACCCGGCGAGCCACGGCGGTGACCCCGCCGACGCGTTCGACGTGGTCATCCCCTCGCTGCCGGGCTTCCTCTACTCCGAAGCACCGCAGGAGCCGTTCACCCGCAGGCGCGTCGCCGAGATCTGGCACACGCTCATGACCCACACCCTCGGCTACCGGCGCTTCGGGGCCTTCGGCGGTGACATCGGGAGCGGGGTGACGCAGTGGCTGGGCGCCCTGTACCCCGAATCGGTCGCCGGCGTCCATGTCACCTCCGCGGTGATCACGACCAACTTCCAGAACGGCCCGCCGACCGCCGACGAGCGGTCGTTTCTCGACGCTCTCGACGCGTACAGCGCGAACGACCAGGGTTATGGGGCGATCATGAGCACCCGGCCGGACACGGTCGCCGCCGCCCTCATGGACTCCCCTGCGGGTCTCGCCGTGTGGATCATCGACAAGTACCGCGACTGGAGCGACTGCGGCGGCGACCTGGAGACCCGCTGGGACAAGGACACTCTGCTGACGGTCGCGACGCTCTTCTGGGCGACCGGAACCATCGGCTCGTCATTCCGGCAGTACTACGACTATCCCCGGAACAGACCGGTCCCGGCGATCACCGTGCCCGCGGCGGTCACCCTGACCAATGAACCGGCGTACATCGGCTACCCGAGGAGCCTCGCCGAACGCCTCTTCGCCGACCTGCGTCACTGGCGCACACCGGAACGTGGAGGTCACTTCATGGCGCACGAGGAGCCCGGCCAGGTCGCAGGCGAGCTGCTGACCTTCTTCCGGCCCCTGAGGTCCGAAGGCTGA
- a CDS encoding LysR family transcriptional regulator substrate-binding protein, which translates to MNTALGAWPQVLAEEGDQVAHRLPARPRQSRFLVAEEGDVTVSGTLKHVPADHPLAGASRCTMAQLWNEAWVLCPDSTLGRLTMSLCVTAGFEPRMAASVNDIGTAIGLAGIGWGITIAPELTPAGSEAKLARIPVDGLDTVRHNVVIVRDGEHLSPRMAAVIDAVRAISVEPHATDAG; encoded by the coding sequence GTGAACACCGCACTAGGGGCGTGGCCGCAGGTGCTCGCGGAGGAAGGCGATCAGGTGGCCCATCGTCTCCCGGCTCGACCACGGCAGTCCCGATTCCTGGTGGCCGAGGAAGGCGACGTCACCGTGTCCGGCACCCTGAAGCACGTACCGGCGGATCATCCCCTGGCGGGCGCCTCCCGCTGCACCATGGCTCAGCTCTGGAACGAGGCGTGGGTCCTCTGCCCGGACAGCACGCTGGGCCGGCTCACGATGAGTCTGTGCGTCACGGCGGGTTTCGAGCCGAGGATGGCCGCGAGCGTCAACGACATCGGCACCGCGATCGGCCTGGCCGGCATCGGCTGGGGCATCACGATCGCGCCGGAACTCACGCCCGCCGGGTCGGAGGCGAAGCTCGCCCGGATCCCGGTCGACGGGCTGGACACCGTCCGGCACAACGTCGTGATCGTCCGCGACGGCGAACACCTCTCCCCCCGCATGGCCGCGGTGATCGACGCCGTACGCGCGATCAGCGTGGAACCTCATGCCACCGACGCCGGCTAG